The following are from one region of the Haloactinomyces albus genome:
- a CDS encoding MFS transporter, whose product MSRSNTVDGAATTGESGALAEGIDVAVYRRRWATLIVLCLALSATMLANTSLSVALPMLSRDLGASTAEQQWFSNAYALVFAGLLFTTSALADRYGRKRMLQAGLVLFGAVSLYVWLFVTSSAELIAARGLLGLGGAMIMPVTLSVLTSVFPSGERTRAVGIWAAISGAGSALGPVIAGLLIQYYSWESVFAINVPVVVLAVLGGIRYVPTRTGRGGGHGGLDLLGALLSTAGITLVVYALIQAQHVGWLAPQTLVMVAIGLVLVAAFVVWERRVTDPMLDVRLFRSSGFSASAVALTLVFFAMIGVFFALSQTLQIVYGYTPLGASTTMLPMAVMMMVVAPQVARIVGRFGPRMTIAGGLVVAALGMAGLSTLTVESGYWHLLIPLAVTATGMSLAMAPATDQLMAHVPKERAGMGSATNDVTREVGAALGVAVLGSILGGSYAAQVSGALTGLPEQAQQMAESSLPGGMMVAESLGERGQALAQEVATSWMSASQTAYLAGAGLILIAAAIAWIWLPRRTGTTVS is encoded by the coding sequence GTGTCTCGGAGCAACACGGTCGATGGTGCGGCGACAACAGGGGAGAGCGGCGCGCTGGCCGAGGGCATCGATGTGGCGGTCTATCGGCGGCGCTGGGCGACGCTGATCGTCCTGTGTCTGGCGCTGTCGGCCACGATGCTGGCCAATACCTCGCTGAGCGTGGCTCTGCCCATGCTCTCCCGGGACCTGGGGGCTTCCACGGCCGAACAGCAGTGGTTTTCCAATGCCTACGCGCTGGTGTTCGCCGGACTGCTGTTCACGACCTCGGCGCTGGCCGACCGCTACGGACGCAAGCGCATGTTGCAGGCCGGACTGGTGCTGTTCGGTGCGGTCTCGCTGTACGTGTGGCTGTTCGTGACCTCCAGTGCCGAGCTGATCGCAGCACGCGGTTTGCTCGGCCTCGGCGGCGCGATGATCATGCCGGTGACGTTGTCGGTGCTGACCAGTGTCTTTCCCAGTGGGGAACGCACCAGGGCAGTGGGCATCTGGGCGGCGATCTCCGGAGCCGGGAGCGCACTCGGCCCGGTGATCGCGGGCCTGCTCATCCAGTACTACTCCTGGGAGTCGGTGTTCGCCATCAACGTCCCGGTCGTGGTGCTCGCCGTGCTGGGCGGTATCCGCTACGTCCCGACACGCACCGGTCGGGGAGGCGGGCACGGCGGCCTCGACCTGCTCGGCGCGTTGCTGTCCACGGCAGGCATCACGTTGGTCGTCTACGCGCTGATCCAGGCCCAGCACGTCGGTTGGCTGGCCCCGCAGACCCTGGTCATGGTCGCGATCGGGCTGGTGCTGGTGGCCGCGTTCGTCGTCTGGGAGCGACGGGTGACCGATCCGATGCTCGACGTCCGGCTGTTCCGCAGCAGCGGCTTCTCGGCCTCGGCCGTGGCGTTGACGCTGGTGTTCTTCGCGATGATCGGGGTGTTCTTCGCGTTGAGCCAGACCCTGCAGATCGTGTACGGCTACACCCCGCTGGGTGCCTCGACGACGATGCTGCCGATGGCGGTCATGATGATGGTCGTGGCGCCGCAGGTGGCACGCATCGTCGGGCGCTTCGGGCCCCGGATGACCATCGCCGGGGGACTGGTGGTGGCCGCACTGGGCATGGCGGGTCTGAGCACGCTGACGGTGGAGTCCGGCTACTGGCATCTGCTGATTCCGCTGGCCGTGACGGCGACCGGCATGTCACTGGCCATGGCACCGGCCACCGACCAGCTCATGGCGCATGTGCCCAAGGAACGCGCCGGCATGGGGTCGGCCACCAACGACGTCACTCGCGAGGTCGGTGCCGCACTGGGCGTGGCCGTGCTCGGCAGCATCCTCGGTGGCAGCTATGCGGCACAGGTGAGTGGTGCGCTGACCGGGCTTCCCGAACAAGCCCAGCAGATGGCGGAGTCCTCGCTGCCCGGTGGGATGATGGTCGCCGAGTCGCTGGGTGAGCGCGGGCAGGCTCTCGCACAGGAGGTGGCCACCTCGTGGATGAGCGCCTCACAGACGGCCTACCTCGCCGGTGCCGGGCTGATCCTGATCGCTGCCGCCATCGCCTGGATTTGGTTGCCCCGCCGCACCGGCACCACCGTGTCCTGA